The proteins below come from a single Fodinicola acaciae genomic window:
- a CDS encoding TetR/AcrR family transcriptional regulator, translated as MATSARRPGRPPNSDGAATKERLLDAALELFARQGYAATTVRQIGVAADVTDSAIYGHFAGKQAIYDALFAAAGPMSAQSPPIEVDALAATPPAEAIPRLVDEIWTQWCTPRARRFLRVMLQDGSGAAGVRGLTDSIEATRDLLRKPFERWQSAGLLRSDVPARQLVWELFAPLQVPRVLHLHANVKPTDLAAARKMVDDHVAFFLAAALVPERCGNASRRARDN; from the coding sequence ATGGCCACCTCAGCGCGCCGGCCCGGCAGGCCGCCGAACAGTGACGGCGCGGCGACCAAGGAGCGGTTACTCGACGCGGCGCTGGAACTGTTCGCGCGGCAGGGGTACGCGGCGACCACGGTGCGGCAGATCGGCGTCGCTGCAGATGTCACCGACAGCGCGATCTACGGCCATTTCGCTGGCAAACAGGCGATCTACGACGCGCTCTTCGCGGCGGCCGGACCGATGTCGGCGCAGTCGCCGCCGATCGAGGTGGACGCGTTGGCCGCCACTCCTCCAGCTGAGGCGATTCCGCGTCTGGTCGACGAAATCTGGACGCAGTGGTGCACTCCGCGAGCGCGCCGCTTCCTGCGCGTCATGCTGCAGGATGGCAGCGGCGCGGCCGGCGTCCGGGGGTTGACCGACTCGATCGAGGCCACCCGCGATCTGCTGCGGAAGCCGTTCGAGCGCTGGCAAAGCGCCGGCCTGCTGCGCTCGGACGTGCCGGCGCGGCAGCTTGTGTGGGAGCTGTTCGCTCCGCTGCAGGTGCCGCGTGTGCTTCACCTGCACGCCAACGTAAAACCGACCGATCTCGCCGCGGCACGCAAGATGGTCGACGACCATGTCGCATTTTTCCTCGCCGCTGCACTCGTCCCGGAAAGGTGCGGAAATGCTTCCCGTCGTGCACGAGACAACTGA
- a CDS encoding 6-phosphogluconolactonase yields MNKKDLHTWCGVPVDDLLDHPDRRVALRLCADRAEMARLMATELVEDIRAAATENRPFRVIVPCGPTGWLEPFCRLVNEQSVRLRHVEVFHMDECLDWQAKVLPRAHPYSFRGYMQRHFYDPIRPELAVPEGNRYWLEPDTVDEVLDAISAAPIDLTYGGWGQDGHIAYNQARRNALSTVTVDELRTSSVRIQENNVDTVIALAQRKLGGAYQFVPPMSVTLGVREVLSARKVRLFSDTGGWKQTALRVALFSPQTAEYPITLLQEHENALLTATVETADHPISRHPEWAFDV; encoded by the coding sequence GTGAACAAGAAGGATCTGCACACCTGGTGCGGCGTGCCGGTCGACGACCTGCTCGACCACCCGGACCGCCGGGTCGCGCTGCGGCTGTGCGCCGACCGCGCCGAGATGGCGCGGCTGATGGCGACCGAGCTGGTCGAGGACATACGCGCGGCGGCAACGGAAAACCGGCCGTTCCGGGTGATCGTCCCGTGCGGGCCGACCGGCTGGCTGGAGCCGTTTTGCCGGCTGGTCAACGAGCAGTCCGTACGGTTGCGCCACGTCGAGGTGTTCCACATGGACGAATGCCTTGACTGGCAGGCCAAAGTGCTGCCGCGTGCGCATCCGTACTCGTTTCGCGGCTACATGCAGCGGCACTTCTACGACCCGATCCGGCCGGAGCTGGCGGTGCCGGAAGGCAATCGTTACTGGCTGGAGCCGGACACCGTCGACGAGGTGCTGGACGCGATTTCGGCGGCACCGATCGATCTCACGTACGGCGGGTGGGGTCAGGACGGCCACATCGCCTACAACCAGGCCAGGCGCAACGCGCTGAGCACCGTGACGGTCGACGAACTGCGTACGTCTTCGGTGCGGATCCAGGAAAACAACGTCGACACGGTGATCGCGCTGGCGCAACGCAAACTCGGCGGTGCCTACCAGTTCGTGCCGCCGATGTCGGTGACGCTGGGCGTACGCGAAGTGCTGTCGGCCAGGAAGGTGCGGCTGTTCAGCGACACCGGCGGCTGGAAGCAGACCGCGCTGCGGGTCGCGCTGTTCAGCCCGCAGACCGCGGAATATCCGATCACTTTACTGCAGGAGCACGAAAACGCGCTGCTGACCGCGACCGTCGAGACCGCCGACCACCCGATCAGCCGGCATCCGGAATGGGCCTTCGATGTTTGA
- the hisD gene encoding histidinol dehydrogenase: protein MNVSETVAAIIADVRTRGDEAVREHSARLDRWSPESFLLDREEVERIVGGVDDQVIEDIRFVQQQVRRFAEHQRASLTEFEVETLPGVRLGQRHLPVSAAGAYVPGGRYPLTASAHMTIVTAKAAGVERVAACTPPLRGEIPPATVAAMHLAGADEIYILGGVQAVAALALGTESIGRVDMLAGPGNAYVAEAKRQLFGEVGIDLFAGPTEILVIADETADPFVVAVDLLSQAEHGPDSPAVLITTSPELAAAVGQHIEELLPGMPTRDYAEPAWRDHGEIHTVASLEDAYALADRYAFEHVEVLTAEPRKALDAMRDYGALFLGEMTCVSYGDKVIGTNHVLPTRGAARYTGGLWVGKFLKTVTYQEVTDPASSAMLGEVCGRAARVELFEGHARSGDVRAAKFGDGQLAWKP, encoded by the coding sequence ATGAACGTCAGTGAGACGGTCGCCGCGATCATCGCGGACGTACGGACCCGCGGCGACGAGGCCGTACGCGAACACTCGGCGCGGCTGGACCGCTGGTCGCCGGAGTCGTTCCTGCTCGACCGCGAGGAGGTCGAGCGGATCGTCGGCGGCGTCGACGACCAGGTCATCGAGGACATCCGGTTCGTGCAGCAGCAGGTGCGCCGGTTCGCCGAGCACCAGCGTGCCTCGCTGACCGAGTTCGAGGTCGAGACGCTGCCGGGCGTACGGCTCGGCCAGCGCCACCTGCCGGTGTCCGCCGCCGGCGCGTACGTGCCGGGCGGTCGCTATCCGCTCACCGCGTCGGCGCACATGACGATCGTGACAGCCAAGGCCGCCGGCGTGGAGCGGGTCGCGGCCTGCACGCCGCCGCTGCGCGGCGAGATCCCGCCGGCGACGGTCGCGGCGATGCACCTGGCCGGCGCCGACGAGATCTACATCCTCGGTGGCGTGCAGGCCGTCGCGGCGCTGGCGCTCGGCACCGAGTCGATCGGCAGGGTGGACATGCTCGCCGGCCCCGGCAACGCGTACGTGGCCGAGGCCAAGCGGCAGCTGTTCGGCGAGGTCGGCATCGACCTGTTCGCCGGACCGACCGAGATCCTGGTCATCGCCGACGAGACCGCCGACCCGTTCGTCGTCGCCGTCGACCTGCTCAGCCAGGCCGAGCACGGACCCGACTCGCCGGCCGTGCTGATCACCACCTCACCGGAGCTGGCGGCGGCCGTCGGACAGCACATCGAGGAGCTGCTGCCGGGCATGCCGACCCGCGACTACGCCGAGCCGGCCTGGCGCGACCACGGCGAGATCCACACGGTCGCCTCGCTGGAGGACGCGTACGCGCTGGCCGACCGCTATGCCTTCGAGCACGTCGAGGTGCTGACCGCCGAGCCGCGCAAGGCACTGGACGCGATGCGCGACTATGGCGCGCTGTTCCTCGGCGAGATGACCTGTGTGTCCTACGGCGACAAGGTCATCGGCACCAACCACGTGCTGCCGACCCGCGGCGCGGCGCGCTACACCGGTGGCCTGTGGGTCGGCAAGTTCCTCAAGACCGTGACCTATCAGGAGGTCACCGACCCGGCGTCCAGCGCGATGCTCGGTGAGGTGTGCGGACGCGCGGCGCGGGTCGAGCTGTTCGAGGGACACGCGCGCTCCGGAGACGTACGCGCCGCGAAGTTCGGCGACGGCCAGCTCGCGTGGAAGCCGTGA
- a CDS encoding carbohydrate ABC transporter permease, producing the protein MLSTPVIENAVPSPETAVRRRRWRLPFSPWHLLLMPVALVFVFPLVQMILTSFMSSAEINTYPPRYLPSSPQITGYIGLFTQAPALRWLGNSAIVAGTAVLSHLVLCSAAGYGFARLRFRGRQVGFLTIIATIMIPTQLLMIPTYVMFSRLGLVDTLAAAIVPWLSSAFGIFLMRQFFLSLPSELEDAGRIDGCSTFGVFWRVVLPLAKPALATLTIFTLLGSWNDLLWPLVAISDERWYTIQLGLANFQGPRRTDWSMLMSGNVVATLPLIIGFVLVQRQFIATMTMSGLK; encoded by the coding sequence ATGTTGTCCACCCCTGTCATCGAAAACGCCGTGCCCTCGCCTGAAACGGCCGTACGGCGGCGCCGCTGGCGGCTGCCGTTCAGCCCGTGGCACCTGCTGCTCATGCCGGTCGCGCTGGTCTTCGTCTTTCCGCTGGTGCAGATGATCCTGACCTCGTTCATGTCGTCCGCGGAGATCAACACCTATCCGCCGCGTTATCTGCCGAGCTCGCCACAGATCACCGGCTACATCGGCCTGTTCACGCAGGCGCCGGCGTTGCGCTGGCTCGGAAACTCCGCCATTGTCGCCGGCACGGCGGTGCTGTCGCATCTGGTGTTGTGCTCGGCGGCCGGATACGGCTTCGCCCGGCTGCGGTTTCGCGGCCGGCAGGTCGGTTTTCTCACCATCATCGCCACCATCATGATCCCGACGCAGCTGCTGATGATCCCGACGTACGTGATGTTCAGCCGGCTCGGCCTGGTCGACACGCTGGCCGCCGCGATCGTGCCGTGGCTGTCGTCGGCTTTCGGGATTTTCCTGATGCGGCAGTTCTTCCTGTCGCTGCCCTCGGAGCTGGAGGACGCCGGCCGGATCGACGGATGCTCGACTTTCGGGGTGTTCTGGCGGGTCGTCCTGCCGCTGGCGAAGCCGGCACTGGCGACGCTGACGATCTTCACCCTGCTGGGTTCGTGGAACGACCTGCTGTGGCCGCTGGTGGCGATCAGCGACGAGCGCTGGTACACCATCCAGCTCGGGCTGGCCAACTTCCAGGGTCCGCGGCGCACCGACTGGTCGATGCTGATGAGCGGCAACGTCGTGGCGACCCTGCCGCTGATCATCGGTTTCGTGCTCGTACAACGACAGTTCATCGCGACCATGACCATGTCAGGCCTCAAATGA
- a CDS encoding LacI family DNA-binding transcriptional regulator: protein MVTTKDVAALAGVSQATVSRVVHNHPGVTAQTRERVRAVLAQTGYQPNLAARIMRTRRSGTVGLVVDDVVNPFYPELIHSISAELAGRGLRMILWDSAGPGEESAIEAIDQRLVDGLVFTTATPQSKALSRAIQRGAPVVLVNRTVAELDCDQVDGDNRAKAHEVAGYFAAAGHRRVAIVDGPAAASTARERGAGFRAGCAAYGLDLVTRDGDFTFEAGRAAAADLDGATAVFCTNDLSALGVLDVVGRRVPDEVWVVGYDDVAMAGWDTFSLTTVRQPLADMAAAALDLLLQRIEQPSAPFTHRRFKDPWRIRRSTAHTPLEST, encoded by the coding sequence ATGGTCACCACCAAGGACGTCGCGGCGCTGGCCGGCGTCTCGCAGGCGACCGTCTCCCGTGTCGTGCACAACCATCCCGGAGTGACGGCGCAGACCCGCGAGCGCGTGCGGGCGGTGCTCGCGCAGACCGGATACCAGCCCAACCTGGCCGCGCGGATCATGCGTACGCGCAGGTCAGGCACGGTCGGACTGGTGGTCGACGATGTCGTCAACCCGTTCTATCCGGAGCTGATCCACAGCATCAGCGCCGAGCTGGCCGGCCGCGGCCTGCGGATGATCCTGTGGGACAGCGCCGGTCCCGGCGAGGAGTCGGCGATCGAGGCCATCGACCAGCGCCTCGTCGACGGCCTGGTCTTCACGACCGCGACGCCGCAGTCCAAGGCGCTCTCGCGTGCGATCCAGCGCGGCGCGCCGGTGGTGCTGGTCAACCGTACGGTGGCCGAGCTCGACTGCGACCAGGTCGACGGCGACAACCGCGCCAAGGCGCACGAGGTGGCCGGCTATTTCGCGGCAGCCGGTCACCGGCGGGTCGCGATCGTCGACGGCCCGGCCGCGGCGAGCACGGCCCGCGAGCGCGGCGCGGGCTTTCGCGCCGGCTGTGCCGCGTACGGCCTCGACCTGGTGACCCGCGACGGCGACTTCACCTTCGAGGCGGGTCGCGCGGCCGCAGCCGACCTGGATGGCGCCACCGCGGTCTTCTGCACCAACGACCTCAGCGCGCTCGGCGTCCTGGACGTAGTCGGCAGGCGAGTGCCCGACGAGGTCTGGGTCGTCGGCTACGACGACGTGGCGATGGCCGGCTGGGACACCTTCAGCCTGACCACCGTCCGCCAGCCGCTCGCCGACATGGCGGCCGCGGCGCTGGACCTGCTGCTGCAGCGCATCGAGCAGCCGTCCGCCCCATTCACGCACCGGCGGTTCAAGGACCCGTGGCGGATCCGCCGGTCCACCGCACACACACCTCTGGAGAGCACATGA
- a CDS encoding L-ribulose-5-phosphate 4-epimerase, whose product MFDRLRAEVAALHAELTGHGLVAWTSGNVSARVPGEDLMVIKPSGVRYAELTADAMVVCDLDGNLVDGKWSPSSDTAAHAYVYREMPEVGGVVHTHSPYASAWAARGEPIPCVLTAMADEFGGDIPIGPFALIGGDDIGRGIVATLRKSRSPAVLMRNHGVFAIGGTAKAAVKAAVMCEDVARTTHLACQLGTPPRIQTDDVDRLHDRYQHVYGQRDAGKNWRTGSNSPPSESTMNTT is encoded by the coding sequence ATGTTTGACCGGTTGCGGGCCGAGGTCGCCGCTCTGCACGCCGAGCTGACCGGCCACGGCCTGGTCGCGTGGACCTCCGGCAACGTCTCGGCGCGAGTGCCCGGCGAGGACCTGATGGTGATCAAGCCGAGCGGCGTACGGTATGCCGAGCTGACCGCCGACGCGATGGTCGTCTGCGATCTGGACGGCAACTTGGTCGACGGGAAATGGTCGCCATCCAGCGACACCGCGGCGCACGCGTACGTTTACCGCGAAATGCCGGAGGTCGGCGGCGTGGTCCACACGCATTCGCCCTACGCGTCGGCGTGGGCCGCGCGCGGCGAGCCGATTCCGTGCGTACTGACGGCGATGGCCGACGAGTTCGGCGGCGACATCCCGATCGGGCCGTTCGCGCTCATCGGCGGCGACGACATCGGCCGTGGAATCGTCGCCACGCTGCGAAAGTCACGCTCGCCGGCGGTTTTGATGCGTAACCACGGCGTTTTCGCGATCGGCGGCACGGCCAAGGCGGCGGTCAAGGCCGCGGTCATGTGCGAGGACGTGGCGCGTACGACCCACCTCGCCTGCCAACTCGGCACGCCGCCGCGCATCCAGACCGACGACGTCGACCGCCTGCACGATCGATATCAGCACGTTTACGGTCAGCGCGACGCCGGAAAGAACTGGCGCACCGGCAGCAACAGCCCGCCGAGCGAGAGCACGATGAACACGACCTGA
- a CDS encoding SDR family oxidoreductase has product MEAVIAGRTALVTGAGSSLGRAISGELSARGARLILVGRTAQTLSYALPGESRVALCDVGDPASVEALRTELAGETISILVNNAGVAGPVKPLVEISPEEWDEVFDVNVRGVYLMCQAFLPPMIERGGGDVINIASVSGKRPLARRTPYCASKAAVIGLTTTLATEVGPSGVAVNSLSPGPVRGPRMERNFRLEAARTGTTVEEAERAYVSRAALGRMLEEREVGLAVAAMLEMPGLTAADIDLSAGMVGR; this is encoded by the coding sequence GTGGAAGCCGTGATCGCCGGTCGTACGGCGCTGGTCACCGGCGCCGGCAGCTCGCTCGGCCGCGCGATCTCGGGCGAGCTGTCGGCGCGCGGTGCGCGGCTGATCCTGGTCGGGCGTACGGCGCAGACGCTGTCGTACGCGCTGCCAGGCGAGAGCCGGGTCGCGCTCTGCGATGTCGGCGATCCGGCCTCGGTCGAGGCACTCCGGACCGAGCTGGCCGGCGAGACGATCTCCATCCTGGTCAACAACGCCGGTGTCGCCGGTCCGGTCAAGCCGCTCGTCGAGATCTCGCCGGAGGAGTGGGACGAGGTCTTCGACGTCAACGTCCGCGGTGTCTACCTGATGTGCCAGGCTTTTCTGCCGCCGATGATCGAGCGCGGCGGGGGAGATGTCATCAACATCGCGTCGGTGAGCGGAAAACGGCCGTTGGCGCGGCGTACGCCGTACTGTGCCTCGAAAGCGGCGGTGATCGGCCTGACCACCACGCTGGCCACCGAGGTCGGTCCGTCCGGCGTGGCGGTCAACTCGCTGTCGCCGGGACCGGTGCGGGGTCCGCGGATGGAACGCAACTTCCGGCTCGAAGCCGCGCGTACCGGGACGACGGTCGAGGAGGCGGAGCGTGCGTACGTGTCGCGCGCGGCTCTCGGCCGGATGCTCGAGGAGCGCGAGGTCGGCCTGGCGGTCGCGGCGATGCTGGAGATGCCTGGTTTGACCGCTGCCGACATCGACCTGTCCGCCGGGATGGTCGGTCGCTAG
- a CDS encoding flavin reductase family protein has protein sequence MTTTISTHTSIEPAILYFGTPVVLISTCNEDGSANLAPMSSAFWLGWRAMLGMSRRSQTVRNMQRTGECVLNLPSDALVAAVDRLALTTGVNPVPPYKQERGYRFVPDKFGRAGLTPLAAETVLAPRVAECPVNLEAVVEAVHPVAEDDPEQKGGIAAVEVRIQRVHVHEDIRMDGTANRIDPDKWRPLIMSFQKLYGLGPQVHESTLAQIPERAYRSPDVDRARLT, from the coding sequence ATGACAACGACGATTTCGACGCACACCAGCATCGAGCCGGCCATCCTGTACTTCGGCACGCCGGTGGTGCTGATTTCCACCTGCAACGAGGACGGCTCGGCCAACCTGGCGCCGATGTCGTCGGCGTTCTGGCTCGGCTGGCGAGCGATGCTCGGCATGAGTAGGCGGTCGCAGACCGTCAGGAACATGCAGCGCACCGGCGAATGCGTGCTGAACCTGCCGTCTGACGCGCTCGTCGCGGCGGTCGACCGGCTGGCGTTGACGACCGGCGTGAATCCGGTGCCGCCGTACAAGCAGGAACGCGGCTATCGGTTCGTTCCGGACAAGTTCGGCCGTGCCGGCCTGACGCCGCTGGCCGCGGAGACCGTGCTGGCGCCGAGAGTGGCCGAGTGTCCGGTCAACCTGGAGGCGGTCGTGGAGGCCGTACATCCGGTCGCCGAGGACGATCCGGAGCAGAAAGGCGGCATCGCCGCCGTCGAGGTGCGCATCCAGCGCGTACACGTGCACGAGGACATCCGGATGGACGGCACCGCCAACAGGATCGACCCGGACAAATGGCGGCCGCTGATCATGAGCTTCCAGAAGCTCTACGGCCTCGGCCCGCAGGTGCACGAGTCGACGCTCGCTCAGATCCCCGAGCGTGCCTATCGCAGCCCCGACGTGGATCGCGCGCGGCTTACATAA
- a CDS encoding carbohydrate ABC transporter permease, producing the protein MTAPRRNRSRARLAVAVRRNATAWLFVGPATLIIVGLSIFPAAWSLLISQQRWNGITAPKHIGFRNYSALMADPEMYDAVRHTMVFTGIFVPVSILVGILLAVALNRRIKFLAFYRTCIFVPFVMSAAATGILANFVFDPRAGIINSALRMVGIPPQGFLEDPQQAMFVLCVVALWGALGFTVVVYLAALQDIPAELYEAAQIDGASRWQAFRSVTVPQLLPVTVFTSVWQTITALQLFDVVFTTTRGGPVGVTRTIVYFVYHQAFELADYGYGSAAALVLFLVTMLITIGMIVYARLKRIEAF; encoded by the coding sequence TTGACCGCGCCGCGCCGCAACCGGTCCCGCGCCCGGCTGGCCGTCGCGGTCAGGCGGAACGCGACGGCGTGGCTGTTCGTCGGCCCGGCCACGCTGATCATCGTCGGCCTGTCGATCTTTCCGGCGGCCTGGTCGCTGCTGATCTCCCAGCAACGCTGGAACGGCATCACCGCGCCGAAACACATCGGGTTCCGGAACTATTCGGCGTTGATGGCCGATCCGGAGATGTACGACGCGGTGCGGCACACGATGGTGTTCACCGGGATCTTCGTGCCGGTGTCCATCCTCGTCGGCATCCTGCTGGCGGTCGCGCTGAACCGGCGGATCAAATTTCTGGCGTTCTATCGTACCTGCATTTTCGTGCCGTTCGTGATGTCCGCGGCGGCGACCGGCATCCTCGCCAACTTCGTCTTCGATCCACGCGCCGGCATCATCAACTCCGCACTGCGGATGGTCGGCATCCCGCCGCAGGGATTCCTGGAGGATCCACAACAGGCGATGTTCGTGCTGTGTGTTGTCGCGCTGTGGGGTGCGCTGGGGTTCACCGTCGTCGTGTATTTGGCCGCGTTGCAGGACATCCCGGCCGAGCTGTACGAGGCGGCGCAGATCGACGGCGCGTCGCGCTGGCAGGCGTTTCGTAGCGTGACCGTGCCGCAGCTGCTGCCGGTGACGGTTTTCACCAGTGTCTGGCAGACGATCACGGCCTTGCAGCTTTTCGACGTGGTCTTCACGACGACCCGCGGCGGCCCGGTCGGCGTGACGCGTACGATCGTGTATTTCGTCTATCACCAGGCTTTCGAGCTCGCCGACTACGGCTATGGCTCGGCCGCGGCGCTGGTGCTGTTCCTGGTCACCATGCTCATCACGATCGGCATGATCGTGTATGCGCGCCTCAAGCGAATCGAGGCGTTCTGA
- a CDS encoding 3-hydroxyacyl-CoA dehydrogenase family protein, whose product MHEYVVMRIAVLGLGTMGRGIAGVVAAAGEDVRAYDPNVDAAPAGVRLSSSLAEAVDEAELVFEAVTEDVDAKRAILGQLTGEAIVATNTSSLPLEPLSEVVPDPERFLAAHFFNPADLVPGVEVAAGPRTSAETLERTFAFLRHLGKEPIQVKAVPGFIANRLQLVLFLEALACVEEGLAEPEEIDAVVRKTFGFRLGAFGPLAIADMAGLDVYAAILDSLRSAYGERFALPEKLRDLIAEGRLGTKSGAGLRRYPEEELRAMLSRRDETYRRLLAASE is encoded by the coding sequence ATGCATGAATACGTAGTCATGAGGATCGCCGTGCTTGGCCTTGGCACCATGGGACGAGGGATCGCAGGCGTCGTCGCCGCCGCCGGTGAGGACGTACGCGCCTACGACCCGAACGTCGACGCGGCGCCGGCCGGCGTCCGGCTCAGCTCATCGCTGGCGGAGGCAGTGGACGAGGCAGAGCTGGTCTTCGAGGCGGTCACCGAAGACGTCGACGCGAAACGCGCGATCCTCGGTCAGCTGACCGGCGAGGCGATCGTCGCGACCAACACCTCGTCGCTGCCGCTGGAGCCGCTGTCGGAGGTCGTGCCGGATCCGGAGCGGTTCCTGGCCGCGCACTTCTTCAATCCGGCCGACCTGGTGCCTGGCGTCGAGGTCGCCGCCGGCCCGCGTACGTCCGCCGAGACGCTGGAGCGGACGTTCGCGTTCCTGCGCCACCTCGGCAAGGAGCCGATCCAGGTCAAGGCGGTGCCCGGCTTCATCGCCAACCGGCTCCAGCTGGTGCTGTTCCTCGAGGCGCTGGCGTGCGTCGAGGAAGGCCTGGCCGAGCCGGAGGAGATCGACGCCGTCGTACGGAAAACCTTCGGCTTCCGGCTCGGCGCCTTCGGTCCGCTGGCGATCGCCGACATGGCCGGTCTGGACGTGTATGCCGCGATTCTGGACTCATTGCGGTCCGCGTACGGCGAACGCTTCGCATTGCCGGAAAAACTGCGGGATCTGATCGCCGAAGGGCGGCTCGGCACGAAAAGCGGCGCCGGGTTGCGCCGCTATCCGGAGGAAGAACTGCGCGCGATGCTCAGCCGCCGCGACGAAACGTATCGACGCCTCCTGGCGGCTTCTGAGTGA
- a CDS encoding ABC transporter substrate-binding protein has translation MAPKKLAYAVIAVLSAAALLLTGCTSGGQKVAADPRAPVTLTWWTGQAGEPQAVLQKLAKDFSRLHPNVTIRLSSGAPTTTELLQKLTAAFATTNYPDLSYTYGSWTGQLAASGRTLDFTDQVKDPSVDWTEFSSTARHACSPGGKVIGFPSLVDDLALVYNKKLFDDNHIPYPTANWTWDDFRAAAKKITNPATQTWGTAFHVSGGEDTTWRLWPQLWQLGGKIAEPNGKAAFNSPAGVAALDFWRAMAVDDKSVFIDQTDQKAEPLFASGKMGLFITGPWSLYTFVQAKTPYGVQILPGYNGDHQTVSGPDVWTAFDHQDPNRAYWTFQLLKWLSSPQIDPRWTMATGNLPLRKSERGSAEYKQFVKDFPGVDVMVDNLANDKQARPTDDWYVPLSRAVGEAIGQVLQGTVGTKEALNAAARKSDASLAKN, from the coding sequence ATGGCACCCAAAAAACTCGCCTACGCGGTGATCGCCGTGCTGTCCGCGGCCGCACTGCTGCTCACCGGATGCACCAGCGGCGGCCAGAAAGTCGCCGCCGACCCGAGAGCGCCGGTCACGCTGACCTGGTGGACCGGCCAGGCCGGTGAGCCGCAGGCGGTGCTGCAGAAGCTGGCCAAGGACTTTTCCCGGCTGCATCCCAATGTCACCATCCGGCTGTCGTCGGGCGCGCCGACCACCACCGAGCTGCTGCAGAAACTGACGGCCGCCTTCGCCACCACCAACTATCCGGACCTCTCCTACACCTACGGCAGCTGGACCGGGCAGCTGGCGGCCAGCGGCCGTACGCTCGACTTCACCGACCAGGTCAAGGATCCGTCGGTCGACTGGACCGAGTTTTCCAGCACCGCGCGGCATGCCTGCAGTCCCGGCGGCAAGGTGATCGGCTTTCCGTCGCTGGTCGACGATCTCGCCTTGGTCTACAACAAGAAACTCTTCGACGACAACCACATCCCGTATCCGACCGCCAACTGGACCTGGGACGACTTCCGCGCCGCCGCCAAGAAGATCACCAACCCGGCGACGCAGACCTGGGGGACCGCCTTCCACGTGAGCGGCGGCGAGGACACCACCTGGCGGCTGTGGCCGCAGCTGTGGCAGCTCGGCGGGAAGATCGCCGAGCCGAACGGGAAGGCCGCGTTCAACTCGCCGGCCGGCGTAGCGGCGCTGGACTTCTGGCGCGCGATGGCGGTGGACGACAAGAGCGTCTTCATCGACCAGACCGACCAGAAGGCCGAGCCGCTGTTCGCCAGCGGCAAGATGGGGCTGTTCATCACCGGCCCGTGGTCGCTCTACACCTTCGTCCAGGCCAAAACACCGTACGGCGTGCAGATCCTGCCCGGCTACAACGGCGATCATCAGACGGTGTCAGGTCCGGACGTGTGGACCGCTTTCGACCACCAGGACCCCAACCGCGCGTACTGGACCTTCCAGCTGCTGAAGTGGCTGTCGTCGCCGCAGATCGATCCAAGGTGGACGATGGCCACCGGCAACCTGCCGCTGCGCAAGTCCGAGCGGGGATCCGCGGAATACAAGCAGTTCGTCAAGGACTTTCCCGGTGTCGACGTGATGGTCGACAACCTGGCCAACGACAAGCAGGCACGCCCGACCGACGACTGGTATGTGCCGTTGTCGCGCGCCGTCGGCGAGGCGATCGGCCAAGTGCTGCAGGGCACGGTGGGTACGAAGGAAGCGCTGAACGCCGCCGCGCGTAAATCCGACGCGAGTCTGGCGAAAAATTGA